From one Pseudobdellovibrionaceae bacterium genomic stretch:
- a CDS encoding CBS domain-containing protein — MKTIGEYSTHLPHTIGRQTSIEKAREMMEQNKCHHLPVLDGGKLVGVLSSTDLARAHDESAHVSDIMTDEPLVVNPEDGVKDVVGRMLKNSYGSAIISAKGDSPWAIFTSIDAMKLLHEMLP, encoded by the coding sequence ATGAAGACAATCGGTGAGTATTCCACCCATCTTCCCCATACAATTGGCCGACAAACTTCTATTGAGAAGGCTCGTGAAATGATGGAACAAAACAAGTGCCATCATTTGCCTGTTTTGGATGGTGGAAAGCTTGTTGGCGTGTTGAGCTCTACTGATTTGGCTCGTGCCCATGATGAGTCCGCTCATGTTTCTGACATCATGACGGACGAACCTTTGGTCGTAAACCCCGAGGACGGAGTGAAAGACGTGGTCGGCCGTATGCTGAAGAACTCCTATGGCAGTGCCATTATCTCTGCCAAGGGTGATTCTCCGTGGGCGATCTTCACTTCTATTGATGCCATGAAGCTCTTGCACGAAATGTTGCCTTAA
- a CDS encoding class I SAM-dependent methyltransferase, which produces MNWYEDHILPRIIDWTMSHREVMKIREKFVTGLEGKTLEVGFGSGLNLPFMPEAVTRLIAVDPAKLGRKLAKKRLAQFSRPVDFIDLEPSGRLPLEDSSVDSVLSTFTLCTIADLNQALEEILRVLKPGGRLVFVEHGLSPEPHIQKWQMRINPCQKCIGGGCHLNRKIDDFIANVGFDLVELNNFYAKGPKPWSYLYQGWARKPFGN; this is translated from the coding sequence ATGAATTGGTATGAGGATCACATTTTGCCGCGAATTATTGACTGGACTATGAGTCATCGGGAAGTCATGAAAATCCGGGAAAAATTTGTCACTGGCCTCGAAGGTAAGACTCTGGAAGTGGGGTTTGGGTCGGGGTTGAATTTGCCCTTTATGCCCGAAGCAGTGACGCGACTCATTGCGGTTGATCCTGCAAAGTTGGGTCGGAAGCTTGCTAAGAAGAGATTGGCCCAGTTTTCCCGACCGGTGGATTTTATTGATTTGGAGCCATCAGGTCGACTCCCTCTGGAGGATTCGTCGGTTGATTCGGTGCTTTCGACTTTCACACTTTGTACCATTGCCGATTTGAATCAGGCGCTTGAGGAAATTCTTCGTGTTCTCAAGCCAGGGGGACGGCTGGTGTTTGTGGAACACGGTCTGTCACCGGAACCTCATATCCAAAAGTGGCAAATGAGAATCAACCCTTGCCAGAAGTGCATTGGTGGTGGCTGCCATCTCAATCGCAAAATTGATGACTTCATTGCGAACGTGGGGTTCGACCTTGTCGAACTGAACAACTTTTACGCCAAGGGCCCCAAACCATGGAGTTACCTCTATCAGGGGTGGGCGCGCAAACCCTTCGGCAATTGA
- a CDS encoding vitamin B12-dependent ribonucleotide reductase: MDTLLREEGRSKKSPKSSKKALAKETRAKLDGSKATGGQTFQPYFVPKGQDPYQMVEWVTRSSSIKDSQGESVFAMKDVQVPSTWSQLATDVAVSKYFRKAGVPETGHETSVRQLVYRVSHTIRTAGEDMGGYFASAGDAERFEKELAYILLTQTGAFNSPVWFNCGLHHEYGIEGSGGNFAFDFKTAEVVELDNSYARPQCSACFIQSVEDDLMAIFNLARQEARIFKYGSGTGTNFSKIRGRQEKLSGGGYSSGLISFLEVLDRGAGATKSGGTTRRAAKMVCLDMDHPEIEDFINWKVNEEKKVEVLVNAGYTSDFNGEAYRTVAGQNSNNSVRIPDGFMSAVQKDDTWKTTARTDGEVIHTYRAQELWRQVAYAAWKCADPGVQFDSTIQKWHTCPETDRINGSNPCSEYMFLDDSACNLASLNLEKFLREDGSFDIEAYRHAIRIVFTAQEILVDLSSYPTKQIAKNSHDYRPLGLGYANLGTMLMVKGLSYDSPEGRAWAGALTAIMTGEAYKTSAIIAGSKGPFEGHEENADSMLRVIRQHGEKVMEIDSSLIPSEVSQAARESWSEAYDMGKINGFRNAQASVLAPTGTIGLLMDCDTTGVEPDFALVKFKKLAGGGYFKIVNQSVPRALKTLGYSDSDIKAIVTYAVGTMTIEGAPHINVESLKAKGFTDDDFAKIKAAMPTAFDVHAAIAPWVLGEESMKRLGLNTDAIMSGQQTILAHLGFTPQQIREANMVVCGRQTVEGAPQLKDEHLPVFDCANKCGPEGQRFLEAMAHVRMMAAVQPFISGAISKTVNLPHEATVEDIQHIYEESWKMGLKAVSVYRDGSKMSQPLQAGSKDAKEEEEEAPLAYTEADFKDALETALSMAPARRRRLPQKRGGITVEGRVGGHQIYIRTGEYDDGRLGELFFDMHKEGATFRSLLNCFAISCSLGLQYGVPLDEYVDKFTFTRFEPQGMVDHPNIKQATSILDYIFRVIGMEYLGKTDFVHVKPVEADLALNQNNGTDRDVSAEKSGEQLSLSAEKAAVTEKAATEEQVGGSHDALDSHLSKMMGDAPMCTDCGHVTVRNGSCYRCLNCGSSIGCS, translated from the coding sequence ATGGATACTCTTCTCAGGGAAGAAGGAAGGAGCAAAAAGTCTCCAAAATCCTCCAAGAAAGCATTGGCCAAGGAGACGCGAGCCAAATTGGATGGCTCGAAAGCAACAGGTGGACAAACCTTTCAACCTTACTTTGTACCAAAGGGCCAGGACCCCTATCAAATGGTCGAGTGGGTCACAAGGTCCAGCTCCATTAAAGACAGCCAGGGTGAATCAGTTTTCGCGATGAAGGACGTTCAAGTTCCTAGCACCTGGTCACAACTTGCAACAGACGTGGCGGTAAGTAAGTACTTCCGCAAAGCTGGTGTCCCCGAGACGGGTCATGAAACTTCAGTACGCCAGCTGGTTTATCGGGTTTCTCATACCATTCGCACTGCCGGTGAAGATATGGGGGGCTATTTCGCTTCAGCAGGAGATGCTGAGCGCTTTGAAAAGGAGTTGGCTTATATCTTATTGACTCAGACTGGTGCCTTTAACAGCCCCGTGTGGTTCAACTGCGGTCTTCACCATGAATATGGCATTGAAGGCTCGGGTGGGAATTTTGCTTTCGACTTTAAAACTGCTGAAGTTGTCGAGCTGGATAACTCCTATGCTCGCCCCCAGTGTTCTGCTTGTTTTATTCAAAGTGTAGAAGACGACCTAATGGCCATTTTCAATTTGGCCCGCCAGGAAGCTCGCATTTTTAAATATGGATCTGGAACTGGTACTAACTTTTCTAAAATCCGTGGCCGTCAAGAAAAGCTCTCAGGCGGTGGTTATAGCTCTGGATTGATCAGCTTCCTGGAAGTTTTGGATCGTGGAGCGGGTGCCACCAAGTCAGGTGGAACCACTCGGCGCGCTGCCAAGATGGTCTGTTTGGACATGGACCATCCAGAAATTGAAGACTTCATTAACTGGAAGGTTAACGAAGAGAAGAAAGTCGAAGTCCTGGTAAATGCCGGTTACACTTCTGACTTTAATGGTGAAGCCTACCGGACAGTTGCTGGACAAAACTCCAATAACTCTGTGCGGATTCCAGATGGCTTCATGAGTGCCGTCCAAAAAGACGACACATGGAAGACCACGGCCCGCACTGATGGCGAGGTCATTCACACCTATCGTGCCCAAGAGCTGTGGCGCCAGGTTGCTTATGCAGCTTGGAAATGCGCTGACCCCGGTGTGCAGTTTGATTCCACTATTCAAAAGTGGCACACCTGCCCCGAAACTGACCGTATTAACGGTAGTAACCCCTGCTCTGAGTATATGTTCCTCGATGATTCAGCCTGTAACCTGGCTTCATTGAATCTAGAGAAGTTCTTGCGTGAAGATGGCTCCTTCGATATCGAAGCCTACCGTCATGCCATTCGCATTGTTTTCACTGCTCAGGAAATCCTGGTGGATTTGAGCAGTTACCCCACCAAGCAGATTGCTAAAAACAGCCACGACTACCGCCCACTGGGATTGGGTTACGCCAACCTGGGTACCATGTTGATGGTCAAGGGACTTTCTTATGACAGCCCCGAGGGTCGTGCCTGGGCCGGCGCCTTGACTGCGATCATGACTGGTGAAGCCTACAAGACCAGCGCCATCATCGCCGGCAGCAAGGGGCCATTTGAAGGTCATGAAGAAAATGCTGACTCCATGTTGCGAGTGATCCGCCAACACGGTGAAAAAGTCATGGAAATTGACAGCTCACTCATCCCCTCTGAAGTCTCTCAGGCCGCTCGCGAATCCTGGTCCGAGGCCTATGATATGGGAAAGATCAATGGATTTAGGAATGCCCAGGCTTCTGTTTTGGCACCCACTGGAACCATTGGTCTATTGATGGACTGTGACACCACTGGTGTTGAGCCTGATTTTGCGTTGGTGAAGTTTAAGAAATTGGCCGGTGGCGGCTACTTTAAGATCGTTAACCAATCCGTACCCCGCGCCCTGAAGACCCTGGGTTATTCTGACTCTGACATTAAAGCCATCGTCACCTATGCGGTCGGGACAATGACCATCGAAGGTGCTCCTCATATTAATGTTGAGTCTCTTAAGGCCAAGGGATTTACCGACGACGACTTTGCTAAAATCAAAGCGGCGATGCCCACAGCCTTTGATGTTCATGCAGCCATTGCCCCCTGGGTATTGGGCGAAGAGAGCATGAAGCGTTTGGGCCTGAACACAGATGCCATTATGTCTGGTCAACAAACCATTCTGGCACATTTGGGCTTTACCCCCCAGCAGATCCGCGAAGCTAATATGGTTGTTTGTGGCCGTCAGACTGTAGAAGGTGCTCCACAGCTTAAAGACGAACACCTTCCGGTTTTTGATTGTGCTAACAAGTGTGGCCCTGAAGGACAACGCTTTCTGGAAGCCATGGCCCATGTGCGCATGATGGCAGCCGTGCAGCCCTTCATTAGCGGTGCGATTTCTAAAACAGTGAACCTTCCTCATGAAGCCACTGTTGAAGATATTCAGCATATCTACGAAGAGTCCTGGAAGATGGGATTAAAAGCCGTGTCGGTCTACCGAGATGGTTCAAAGATGAGCCAACCTCTTCAGGCCGGCTCCAAGGATGCCAAAGAAGAAGAAGAAGAAGCACCCTTGGCCTACACAGAGGCTGATTTCAAAGACGCTTTGGAGACCGCACTGAGCATGGCTCCCGCCCGTCGCCGACGTCTTCCTCAGAAGAGGGGAGGAATCACTGTCGAAGGCCGAGTAGGCGGACACCAAATCTATATTCGCACTGGCGAATATGATGATGGCCGCTTGGGTGAACTGTTCTTTGATATGCACAAAGAAGGGGCCACCTTCCGCAGCCTTCTAAACTGCTTTGCGATTTCCTGCTCACTGGGGCTCCAATATGGCGTTCCTCTTGATGAGTATGTGGATAAATTCACTTTTACCCGCTTTGAACCACAAGGGATGGTGGATCACCCTAACATCAAGCAGGCCACCAGTATTCTCGATTACATCTTCCGCGTGATCGGCATGGAATACCTGGGCAAGACTGACTTTGTTCATGTCAAACCGGTTGAAGCCGACCTGGCCCTTAACCAAAACAATGGGACAGACCGGGACGTGTCTGCGGAAAAGTCTGGAGAGCAATTAAGCCTGTCTGCTGAAAAGGCCGCCGTCACTGAGAAAGCGGCAACAGAGGAACAGGTTGGAGGCTCCCACGATGCACTTGATTCCCATCTTTCAAAAATGATGGGCGATGCTCCCATGTGTACTGACTGTGGTCACGTGACTGTCCGTAACGGCAGTTGCTACCGCTGCCTGAACTGTGGAAGCTCGATTGGCTGCTCGTAA